The proteins below are encoded in one region of Nilaparvata lugens isolate BPH chromosome X, ASM1435652v1, whole genome shotgun sequence:
- the LOC120354384 gene encoding uncharacterized protein LOC120354384 codes for MGPKKRNQSRNVEVEKRELEKFEGSVAQFQVATAEAFNFREPQGWSTWITRFERITSASNLSSKSERCQVDLLKCTLCEEGEDLLKSFRLIEEEAGCYEIVEGNFEAYFGIKKNVVYERTKCFKRRQSGELVDSFVNDLHKLAEGCNFGNLREELIRDLIVIGVLDNKVSEILQLDDCLTLERAIVSRAESIKKQQAVVRDHDLKDVNVLANSQNAKPTSQSLRFTNTKKWKCYKCGFSHDQNGKCLALASHCFKCNVVGHFGRVCKQGPRPNVREVETDNQTPAESYFGELTIDQLQSQDPWTVSAIIGKHQVNFKLETGADVSVIGSFLCKS; via the coding sequence ATGGGACCAAAAAAGAGAAACCAATCAAGAAATGTAGAAGTTGAGAAAAGAGAGCTAGAAAAGTTTGAAGGGTCGGTAGCTCAGTTTCAAGTTGCCACTGCAGAGGCTTTCAATTTTCGGGAGCCTCAAGGATGGTCCACATGGATCACACGGTTTGAACGAATCACAAGTGCTTCAAACTTGTCAAGTAAGTCTGAACGATGCCAGGTAGATTTACTTAAATGTACTCTttgtgaagaaggagaagatttattgaaatcttttaGACTGATTGAGGAGGAAGCAGGTTGTTACGAGATAGTTGAAGGGAATTTCGAAGCATATTTTGGTATTAAAAAGAACGTAGTATATGAAAGAACAAAATGTTTTAAACGGAGACAGTCGGGAGAACTAGTGGACTCATTTGTAAATGATTTACATAAATTGGCTGAAGGATGCAATTTTGGAAACTTGCGAGAGGAATTAATTAGAGACTTGATTGTTATTGGGGTTTTGGACAACAAGGTGTCTGAAATATTACAGTTGGATGATTGTCTGACATTGGAAAGAGCAATAGTATCAAGAGCGGAAAGTATCAAGAAACAGCAGGCAGTTGTGCGGGACCATGATTTGAAGGATGTCAATGTATTAGCAAACAGTCAGAATGCCAAACCAACTAGTCAGTCCCTTAGATTTACAAATACTAAGAAGTGGAAATGTTACAAATGTGGATTTTCACATGATCAGAATGGTAAGTGTCTAGCCTTAgcgagtcattgttttaaatgcAATGTAGTTGGTCATTTTGGTCGTGTATGTAAGCAAGGACCAAGACCAAATGTTAGGGAAGTAGAAACTGATAACCAAACACCTGCAGAATCCTACTTTGGAGAGCTGACGATAGATCAACTTCAATCCCAGGACCCATGGACGGTCTCTGCTATAATTGGCAAACATCAGGTAAATTTTAAGCTGGAAACAGGAGCAGATGTATCTGTCATTGGATCATTCCTATGCAAATCTTAA
- the LOC120354775 gene encoding uncharacterized protein LOC120354775 — MIFVFTESSDRMLVFSILLLVFSAKVTNGFHVEKYVHHSMEYDPKDQEGEGSSEIVELKYPSRGRSLGLFDLLTEILETVQLAAKADLRRARKRQKIKLAYEHR, encoded by the exons atgatttttgttttcaccGAAAGTTCGGATAGAATGTTGGTATTTTCAATCCTTTTATTAGTGTTTTCAGCAAAg GTCAcaaatggatttcatgttgaaaAGTACGTCCACCATTCAATGGAATACGACCCAAAAGATCAAGAAGGAGAAGGGAGTTCGGAAATAGTGGAATTGAAATATCCCAGCAGAGGACGTTCTTTGGGACTTTTTGACTTGCTGACTGAGATCCTTGAAACAGTGCAGCTTGCAGCCAAAGCTGATTTACGTCGCGCCAGAAAAAGACAGAAAATTAAATTAGCATATGAGCATCGTTGA
- the LOC111057457 gene encoding cilia- and flagella-associated protein 251 gives MADSNEQPPAKKSRYESPKEDDAPPTLKAQPSSVEKEDVVNSTTATNGSPLKIKSSDKDDVDPEIDSTTNGDKSPSEQEKEEEEEEKEEEEEKEEEEEEEKEEEEEEKEEEEEAEDEDDDGDKDEGDKDKDDDSGDENNAKSDDDGGKSDDDGGKSDDDGPGSDDETKSDEDKEKTAFDTDDDDKSISSDEDADLIESRSKKEIPLEAFNMDEEKDLGKFDKDGHFVWNSKTREPTDAWLEGEGSKPVTVNARASKRSQKIRMKVVEDEDTPSDEVLKERLIIIENLMIEDDETVQGAIARIQLNRIDKKSTASERLASKKAGGSYTKDCSKDCEENPLSKLLDAVDEFPVQSDIFSVTKSEISSIIASPVEFEQFKRKAYPLLIDITSEGSADSDNGGKRSPIMLSSDEEDEVVDEEEAGNGIVVMERDEMDDDDDNDNVEGKEAAKEQEPMDMFAD, from the exons ATGGCTGACTCTAACGAACAGCCCCCGGCTAAGAAAAGCCGCTATGAATCTCCTAAAG AGGATGATGCCCCCCCCACGTTGAAGGCACAGCCTTCATCAGTAGAGAAAGAGGACGTGGTCAATTCCACCACAGCCACAAATGGCA GTCCTCTGAAAATTAAGTCTTCTGATAAAGATGATGTGGATCCGGAGATAGATTCCACTACCAACGGGG ataaaTCTCCGTCTgagcaggagaaggaggaagaggaggaggaaaaggaagaggaggaggagaaagaagaggaggaggaggaggagaaagaagaggaggaggaggagaaagaagaggaggaggaagccGAAGATGAGGATGACGATGGAGATAAAGATGAAGGAGATAAGGATAAAGATGATGATTCAGGTGACGAAAATAATGCCAAAAGTGACGATGATGGTGGAAAAAGTGACGATGATGGTGGAAAAAGTGACGATGATGGACCCGGAAGTGACGACGAAACGAAAAGCGACGAGGACAAAGAGAAAACTGCTTTTG ATACTGATGATGACGATAAATCAATTTCATCGGATGAAGATGCCGATTTAATCGAATCAcgaagcaagaaagagataccTCTTGAAGCTTTCAATATGGATGAAGAGAAAGACCTGGGAAAATTTGACAAAGACGGACATTTCGTCTGGAATTCCAAAACTCGAGAGCCCACTGATGCTTGGCTGGAAGGCGAGGGCTCTAAGCCAGTAACAGTAAATGCAAGG GCCAGCAAACGATCCCAAAAGATCCGTATGAAAGTAGTGGAGGATGAAGATACACCTAGCGACGAAGTTTTGAAGGAAAGGCTGATCatcattgaaaacttgatgattGAGGATGATGAGACAGTACAAGGAGCTATTGCTCGCATAC AGCTCAATCGCATAGATAAGAAATCGACTGCTTCGGAGAGACTGGCCAGCAAAAAGGCTGGTGGATCATACACCAAAGACTGTAGCAAGGACTGTGAGGAAAATCCCCTCTCGAAGTTATTAGATGCAGTTGACGAATTCCCCGTGCAGAGCGATATTTTTTCTGTAACCAAAAGCGAAATTTCTTCCATT ATCGCTTCACCTGTTGAATTTGAGCAATTCAAGAGGAAGG CCTATCCACTGCTAATCGATATAACATCTGAAGGAAGCGCCGATAGCGACAATGGAGGGAAGAGATCCCCTATCATGTTGTCCTCAGATGAAGAGGACGAAGtggtagatgaagaagaagctgGCAACGGAATAGTTGTCATGGAGAGAGATGAAATGGATGACGATGACGACAACGACAACGTCGAGGGAAAGGAAGCGGCTAAGGAACAGGAGCCGATGGACATGTTTGCAGACTAA